A stretch of DNA from Acanthochromis polyacanthus isolate Apoly-LR-REF ecotype Palm Island chromosome 21, KAUST_Apoly_ChrSc, whole genome shotgun sequence:
ctacattatgccattgagggctgtgcacacccaagagAAACAtagaacaaacacaggacagacagaaaggtgaggcatagacagtgttctaagagaaaaggtgcattttatttgtttgtactctttaattcacaccttaaaaccatttacaaatctgaaacccttcacaaacacctaatacgacaaagtcccaactggatcaatcatgaagatgtcaggaggccacaagaaggatagataaagcagagtgagatccacagacactaacccagcaacctccactgactcagtaaccggaggaacaaactctattgagtttgggtaggtgccggtgtggtgggtctggcatgcatgaaaacctccaccaaaaggagggagctgtctcctccagcccaaggaggttcacccagcccccccgcaggagccaccaagcggagacccagcccagtaGCCCGGAGCGgcccccccccgacacagccagagccccaaggcccgcgcagcagaacggaccatagcagacccccacggcgccccaccggcccacagccccacttcccccacggggccccacccagccaggTGGAGGGAGGTGCGCGCGTGCCCAGTGCCCCCCCCATACACCTGGGGAGTTGTTGACTGTAAGTTGTCGTTGATACGGCCCGCTCGATCCTGCTGACAGCGactgggttcctaactgaagacaatcattagttacgcaatgccaacatacataagcagcaacatatattggggtgatgtggtggttctcgctaacaggcagagtcaggttacCAGGTTTAAGTTAGGGGAGTTAACATACGgtgaccatgtttgtataaaatttaacaactgatttttatttgaagcagagattttctccattgaaatgtggtttattaggaggttcaaccagagattaatgttcagagattgcttatttttccagttaacaaggattgttttttttggcaacggcgagggctacaagtaaggattgagattgtttgcgtggtaggtccgttgttgttaagtcgccgagtaaacacagacttggagataaaggaatcctgcagtttaagatTGCGGAAAGCTTTTCTgagacgttggtccagaaattttttacgggggtgcacagccatagagcatgaaaataagtatcagcagtgttctgggagcactggagacagatgtcggagtcggagaatcccattttgttcatcatatattgagtaatatgtgttctatggaggattttgtattggatgagttgtaagtttgtgtgttttgtcattttaaatgcattatcgcaAATTTGAGTCCCGAAGTCTGGTTCCGGAGATATAGATAGATCTGACTCCTATTTAGAGAtaggtaaatgtattgtatcagtgcttaagagtaacttatatattttagagagggttttagttgttgtcggagaaagctttatgattgcttcagctaatgccggcggccggagcgtgctttgaagtgttgggattcttttcttaataatatttttaacttgaagataatgtaaaaaattcccgTTTAACCTAGCCTAATGTTCTACACACTGCACAAAGTTCCCTTTTTTCCACTGAGCACCTGCTccccaaaatgtctgtgcaTGACATTAACTCATGGTCAGTTTAATTCGCTtttactgaaaattaaaaagtCTTCCTAAGTCAAAGTAAAACCTGGTTTCTACAGTGTaatgtataataaataaaaatgttaaatggaaaataattgTGCACtgaatgtgtctcagtgattgTAACAAAGACTCCTCTAATGGGTGAATCCGTGTTCCTGGATAGAACacctggaaaacaaaacaacactgtaAGGAACACAGTGAacgggatttaaaaaaaaaaaaaaaaataccctgTTAGGGCATGAAATGCTGGCAGTGCCATTGCCTTGGATGGTCCAAGACTGTGAGCAATAGCATGTGCTGGAATATACCTGGTAAAAGAAAAATGGTTATTGATTGGTCTGATGAAATCAGAGCTAAAAGAATGAAATGATCTGTACCTGAAGTGTCGCCGTACTCCAAAGGCAATCCAGAGTTCGTCGATCTTCTGTCCAAGGGCTACAAAGGTGGCAATGGCCAGTACTACAACATCACTATCACTGCTCCGAACAATCACTCGACGATGTCcagcaacagcagctgcagccacaTATATGAAGATCCGTGTATCGGCTTCCTTATGTGTGCATGGGGCCAGTGCATCAGTGTCAGTGCTAGCTGGTGAACTTAGACAGTCCTCAAGCATAGTAGTGAAGAGCTCCCTTCCCTGGAACAAGACAGATATGATATCTGAGTGTAACTGAGGATATGCCAGTGAAGTCAGTTGTATTGGCTACTGCATGTCACAGAACAATTCAAGATATAAGTTATTAGTTTTTGCATCAATACCTGTGGAAGTGTCCTGAGAGTCAAACTTTTGGCCAGCTCCATGAACAACTCCTTCTTGTTCAGATCCACTCGTAGGAAGGAAGCCCAGTTGCCAGGAACTTTGGCTGAGAGAGCAACTCTCCTTCTTGCATCGGTGCCTCTTTGCTCCCGAATTCCGGACTTTAGACTTGTCTTTGAGCAGACATCCCAGACAATATCAACACAGTCATTTCTTTCAAACCAGGAAAGGATGTATGGAGCAAACACatctgtgaaatattgtccaatGGTCACGGCACTTCCAGGACGAAGCATTTGAACAAGGACATCACCATCTAGCACAGCTGCAGTTGTCACTGGTCTGTGGTTGTCCAAATCTCTGGGTACAATGCAATCTAGAATCTCACTCTTGTTTCCATGATGCATTTTTCCCTTCCGAGTGAGTGAAGGTGGATGGGGAGAACTTTCATGTGAAAACACTCTCTCATCAATTTTGCAACCAGAATGAACAGCCAGCAAAAGTTGGGTCACTTTTGCTTGTTGGTCTTTGACCACAGCCACTTCTGATTTGTTGCATCGTTGGGAAAATGGAGCCTTGAACAACTTCAGCCTGGTGAGTGGTATTGGAGCTGTGAATGCCTCTTCTTGTGACCTGACTCGTTTGTCAACAAATACTGTGTATCTTTTCATTCCAATGTTCTTCACTTCCCTTACACTGTGTACCACATCTGGGGGCATGACAACTGATTCATCTAAATCCCCACTATCCTCCATGAAGGGATTTCCCAGATCCTCAAAGGCATCCACCAGGGCCAGTACATCAGTctgaaaataaagataaaaaaaaaatacatatcatTCAGACCACTGAAATGCATAGTTATCTCTCAATTTGCAATACAACAGAAATGGACCTTATaatcattttgaaattttggGTACTGTTCATGGTGCCTCTGTTCATCTGATTCCTTTGATCCCTCGAATTCTCGGACAAGGCAAGCCAGCTCAGGGCGAACAACCTGCTCTCTGTGAACTGTGTCTGGGTCATCCAGGTTCTCTATGACACCACCATGAGTCTTGAGCCAATCAATTAGTTGCTTGTGCATCTGGTCATGGGGGATCATGGAGAACACTCGTCTTGACTGCTGCCCCATGAAGTGACCACTCTGGAACTACACAAACAGAGCAGGATGCCGTTCTTCTGGTGTAGCCATATCACGGAGATGGATGGGTAGGTTCCGGGCATAGTGTGTATGATCCAGTGCAAA
This window harbors:
- the LOC127531687 gene encoding uncharacterized protein LOC127531687: MKLDLLILQTDVLALVDAFEDLGNPFMEDSGDLDESVVMPPDVVHSVREVKNIGMKRYTVFVDKRVRSQEEAFTAPIPLTRLKLFKAPFSQRCNKSEVAVVKDQQAKVTQLLLAVHSGCKIDERVFSHESSPHPPSLTRKGKMHHGNKSEILDCIVPRDLDNHRPVTTAAVLDGDVLVQMLRPGSAVTIGQYFTDVFAPYILSWFERNDCVDIVWDVCSKTSLKSGIREQRGTDARRRVALSAKVPGNWASFLRVDLNKKELFMELAKSLTLRTLPQGRELFTTMLEDCLSSPASTDTDALAPCTHKEADTRIFIYVAAAAVAGHRRVIVRSSDSDVVVLAIATFVALGQKIDELWIAFGVRRHFRYRSFHSFSSDFIRPINNHFSFTRYIPAHAIAHSLGPSKAMALPAFHALTGYFFFFF